One stretch of Variovorax sp. TBS-050B DNA includes these proteins:
- the ligA gene encoding NAD-dependent DNA ligase LigA, with translation MTTREQAAREAAALSQALHHHAHLYYVLDAPELPDAEYDRMFQRLQAIETEFPELRTPDSPTQRVGGKVLEGFAKVRHKVPMLSIRTETDISPGGASAFDARVRRELGLAEDAPQVEYVCELKFDGLAMNLRYENGVLVQAATRGDGEVGEDVTQNIRTVREIPLRLAGSAPPVVEVRGEVYMKRADFEALNERQREKIAAGQKNEKVFVNPRNAAAGAVRQLDPAIAAARPLSFFAYGLGEVTPASEGGPAFATQFDWLQQFHAWGFPVATQTARARGAIELIAFHENIGRQRDALPYDIDGVVYKVDSIELQRQLGFVSREPRWAVAHKYPAQEQMTEVLGIEVQVGRTGKLTPVAKLAPVFVGGVTVTNATLHNEDEARRKDVRVGDTVIVRRAGDVIPEVVGVVPDSLARPEGERGPLFTMPHKCPVCGSEALREEGEVDYRCTGGLFCAAQRKEAILHFAARRAVDIDGLGDKLVEQLVDANLIRTLPDLYRLGFATLAGLDRMAEKSAANLVAALEASKKTTLPRFLFGLGIRHVGESTAKDLAKHFGKLDAIMDATEEELLEVNDVGPVVAQSLRTFFDQPHNREVVEQLRACGLTWEEGEPAARAPKPLAGLTFVITGTLPTLSRDEAKDKLEAAGAKVAGSVSKKTSYLVAGEEAGSKLDKAREIGVEVIDEARMLEIIAHGPPERDAAA, from the coding sequence ATGACGACGCGCGAACAGGCGGCACGCGAAGCCGCCGCATTGAGCCAGGCGCTCCACCACCACGCCCATCTCTACTACGTGCTCGACGCCCCCGAGCTGCCGGATGCCGAATACGACCGGATGTTCCAGCGGCTGCAGGCGATAGAGACCGAGTTTCCCGAGCTGCGCACCCCTGATTCGCCCACCCAGCGCGTCGGCGGCAAGGTGCTCGAGGGCTTTGCCAAGGTGCGCCACAAGGTGCCGATGCTGTCCATCCGCACCGAGACCGACATCAGCCCGGGCGGCGCGAGCGCCTTCGACGCGCGCGTGCGCCGCGAACTTGGCCTGGCCGAGGACGCGCCGCAGGTCGAGTACGTCTGCGAACTCAAGTTCGACGGCCTCGCGATGAACCTGCGCTACGAGAACGGCGTGCTGGTGCAGGCCGCGACCCGCGGCGACGGCGAGGTGGGCGAGGACGTCACGCAGAACATCCGCACCGTGCGCGAGATCCCGCTGCGGCTCGCCGGCAGCGCGCCGCCCGTGGTCGAGGTGCGCGGCGAGGTCTACATGAAGCGCGCCGACTTCGAGGCGCTCAACGAGCGCCAGCGCGAGAAGATCGCGGCCGGCCAGAAGAACGAGAAGGTGTTCGTCAATCCGCGCAATGCCGCGGCCGGCGCGGTGCGCCAGCTCGATCCCGCGATCGCCGCGGCGCGGCCGCTGAGCTTCTTTGCCTACGGCCTGGGCGAGGTCACGCCCGCGAGCGAGGGCGGACCGGCGTTCGCGACCCAGTTCGACTGGCTGCAGCAGTTCCACGCCTGGGGTTTCCCGGTCGCCACGCAGACGGCGCGGGCGCGGGGCGCGATCGAACTCATCGCCTTCCACGAGAACATCGGCCGCCAGCGCGATGCCTTGCCCTACGACATCGACGGCGTGGTCTACAAGGTCGACAGCATCGAGCTGCAACGCCAGCTCGGCTTCGTCTCGCGCGAGCCGCGCTGGGCCGTGGCGCACAAGTACCCGGCGCAGGAGCAGATGACCGAAGTGCTCGGCATCGAGGTGCAGGTGGGGCGCACCGGCAAGCTCACGCCGGTCGCCAAGCTGGCGCCGGTGTTCGTCGGCGGCGTGACCGTGACCAACGCCACGCTGCACAACGAGGACGAGGCGCGCCGCAAGGACGTGCGCGTCGGCGACACGGTGATCGTGCGCCGCGCGGGCGACGTGATCCCCGAGGTGGTCGGCGTGGTGCCCGACAGCCTGGCCAGGCCCGAGGGCGAGCGCGGCCCGCTGTTCACCATGCCGCACAAGTGCCCGGTCTGCGGCTCGGAAGCGCTGCGCGAGGAGGGCGAGGTCGACTACCGCTGCACCGGCGGGCTCTTCTGCGCCGCACAGCGCAAGGAGGCGATCCTGCATTTCGCGGCGCGACGCGCGGTCGACATCGACGGGCTCGGCGACAAGCTCGTCGAGCAGCTCGTCGACGCCAACCTGATCCGCACCTTGCCCGACCTCTACAGGCTCGGCTTCGCCACGCTGGCCGGCCTGGATCGCATGGCCGAGAAATCGGCCGCGAACCTGGTCGCGGCGCTCGAAGCCTCGAAGAAGACCACGCTGCCGCGCTTCCTGTTCGGGCTCGGCATCCGGCATGTGGGCGAGAGCACCGCGAAGGACCTGGCCAAGCATTTCGGCAAGCTCGACGCGATCATGGACGCGACCGAGGAAGAGCTGCTCGAGGTGAACGACGTCGGCCCGGTCGTCGCGCAGAGCCTGCGCACCTTCTTCGACCAGCCGCACAACCGCGAGGTGGTCGAACAGCTGCGCGCCTGCGGACTGACCTGGGAGGAGGGCGAGCCCGCGGCCCGCGCGCCCAAGCCGCTGGCGGGCCTGACCTTCGTCATCACCGGCACCCTTCCTACGCTCAGCCGTGACGAAGCGAAGGACAAACTGGAAGCGGCGGGCGCCAAGGTCGCCGGTTCGGTCAGCAAGAAGACCAGCTACCTGGTGGCCGGCGAGGAAGCCGGCAGCAAGCTCGACAAGGCGCGCGAGATCGGCGTGGAGGTGATCGACGAGGCGCGCATGCTGGAGATCATTGCCCACGGGCCGCCGGAGCGAGACGCAGCGGCGTAG
- a CDS encoding cell division protein ZipA C-terminal FtsZ-binding domain-containing protein produces the protein MSNLTLALAILGGLVLAAVVAYNTITSRRHAPRQPDASGADAPDAEQRRAGAGELEPVLHVDPHQVPNHERHEPLFDPDLPPPSAMPVPVAERRGGLDPLIDVIASVSLEGLASGDAAIAAMPPTRRAGSKPVAIEGLNEHTGQWEPPVAGQRYSAFQVGVQLANRTGALNEIEYSEFVVKAQAFADALNGALEIPEMLDEVARARELDQFASAHDAQLGFVLRALHAAWSPGYVQQNAARLGFVAGIIPGRMVLPTSEAGLPPILGLSFDTQAALADDPAQSAIRELSLSLDVPQVDRAEQPFRRMREAAATLAREMDGVVTDSDGQLLREETMDVIGADLEQLYDTLESRDLAAGSPLARRLFS, from the coding sequence ATGAGCAACCTCACTCTCGCCCTGGCCATCCTCGGCGGCCTCGTTCTCGCGGCCGTCGTTGCCTACAACACCATCACCTCGCGCCGCCACGCGCCGCGCCAGCCCGACGCGTCAGGCGCTGATGCGCCCGACGCCGAGCAGCGGCGTGCCGGCGCGGGCGAGCTGGAGCCGGTGCTGCACGTCGACCCGCACCAGGTGCCGAACCATGAGCGCCACGAGCCGCTGTTCGACCCCGACCTGCCGCCGCCGAGCGCCATGCCGGTGCCCGTGGCCGAACGCCGCGGCGGGCTCGATCCGCTGATCGACGTGATCGCCTCCGTCTCGCTCGAAGGCCTGGCCTCGGGCGATGCCGCGATCGCCGCCATGCCGCCCACGCGCCGCGCGGGCAGCAAGCCGGTGGCCATCGAGGGCCTGAACGAGCACACCGGCCAGTGGGAGCCCCCGGTTGCCGGCCAGCGCTACAGCGCGTTCCAGGTCGGCGTGCAGCTGGCCAACCGCACCGGCGCGCTCAACGAGATCGAATATTCGGAGTTCGTCGTCAAGGCGCAGGCCTTTGCCGATGCGCTCAACGGCGCGCTCGAGATTCCCGAGATGCTCGACGAGGTGGCCCGCGCGCGCGAGCTCGACCAGTTCGCGAGCGCGCACGACGCGCAGCTCGGCTTCGTGCTGCGCGCGCTGCATGCGGCCTGGAGCCCGGGCTACGTGCAGCAGAACGCCGCGCGGCTCGGCTTCGTGGCCGGCATCATTCCAGGGCGCATGGTGCTGCCCACGAGCGAGGCGGGGCTGCCGCCGATCCTCGGGCTTTCGTTCGACACCCAGGCCGCGCTGGCCGACGATCCGGCGCAGTCGGCCATCCGCGAGCTCAGCCTGAGCCTCGACGTGCCCCAGGTGGACCGTGCCGAGCAGCCGTTCCGCCGCATGCGCGAGGCCGCGGCCACGCTCGCGCGCGAGATGGACGGCGTGGTGACCGACAGCGACGGCCAGCTGCTGCGCGAGGAAACCATGGACGTGATCGGCGCCGACCTCGAGCAGCTCTACGACACGCTCGAGTCGCGCGACCTCGCCGCCGGTTCGCCTTTGGCGCGGCGCCTTTTCAGCTGA